A window of Chitinophaga sp. MM2321 contains these coding sequences:
- a CDS encoding sugar phosphate isomerase/epimerase: protein MKKLRNALMLAGGLAIALFASSANGQARADALGWKLGAQAWTFNRFTLAEALDKMDSCGIQYVEAFPGQVIGGGIEGKFDYHMSADKQEQVKSLFKKKHKVLVAFGVVVPDSEADWRVLFDFANRMGIQSITSEPQAEYLDLISSLCDKYNIKLAIHDHPKPSHYWHPDSVLAAIKGRSKLMGACADIGHWVRSGLDPVECLRKLDGHIVSLHFKDLNEKSHDAHDVIWGTGVSQMGKVMEVLKAQKFKGLFSAEYEYHWDNNVPEVKASAAYWKQMVSNL, encoded by the coding sequence ATGAAAAAACTGAGAAATGCATTGATGCTGGCTGGTGGGTTAGCGATTGCATTATTTGCCTCGTCTGCCAATGGGCAGGCCAGGGCAGATGCATTGGGCTGGAAGCTGGGCGCACAGGCATGGACCTTCAACCGCTTTACACTGGCGGAGGCACTGGATAAGATGGACAGTTGCGGCATCCAGTATGTGGAGGCCTTCCCTGGCCAGGTAATTGGCGGTGGCATTGAGGGCAAATTTGACTATCATATGTCGGCCGATAAACAGGAACAAGTGAAAAGCCTGTTTAAAAAGAAGCACAAAGTGCTGGTTGCTTTTGGGGTAGTAGTACCTGATTCCGAAGCAGATTGGCGGGTTTTGTTTGATTTTGCCAACAGAATGGGCATTCAGAGCATTACCAGCGAACCACAGGCAGAATACCTGGACCTGATCTCTTCGCTGTGCGACAAGTACAACATTAAACTGGCGATCCATGATCACCCCAAACCTAGTCATTACTGGCATCCTGACAGCGTACTGGCTGCCATCAAAGGCAGAAGTAAACTGATGGGCGCCTGTGCTGATATTGGTCACTGGGTACGTTCAGGACTGGACCCGGTTGAATGTCTGCGTAAATTGGATGGTCATATCGTGAGCCTGCATTTCAAAGACCTGAATGAGAAATCACATGATGCCCATGATGTAATATGGGGTACCGGTGTAAGTCAGATGGGTAAAGTGATGGAAGTGCTGAAAGCGCAGAAGTTTAAAGGGTTGTTTTCTGCAGAATATGAATACCACTGGGATAACAATGTACCTGAAGTGAAAGCGAGTGCAGCGTACTGGAAACAGATGGTGAGTAACTTATAA
- a CDS encoding VWA domain-containing protein, which yields MRGITFSRFNPDENNKPPFRKLLDLFTQLLTYTSGDVSEALQWLTELDKEFGLTNGDYGIGDFIQELKDKGYLRENEENGAIEITSKTEQTIRKSALEEIFGKLKKSTTGNHNIRKSGIGDELNAETRPFEFGDGVDQLDITASIRNAQINHGIDSFSISQDDLEVKETDYKTQTSTALMIDISHSMILYGEDRITPAKKVAMALSELIITRYPKDTLDIIVFGNDAWQIEIKDLPYLQVGPYHTNTVAGLELAMDILRRRRNPNKQIFMITDGKPTCLKIGKEYYKNSFGLDRKILNRTLNLAAQCKKLKIPITTFMVASDPWLQKFVQEFTETNNGKAFFSGTDKLGQFLFYDFENGKRKLF from the coding sequence ATGAGAGGTATAACTTTTTCCCGGTTCAATCCGGACGAAAACAATAAACCGCCCTTCCGGAAACTATTGGATCTTTTCACCCAACTCCTTACCTACACCAGCGGAGATGTTTCAGAGGCCCTGCAATGGCTCACAGAGCTGGACAAGGAATTTGGACTCACCAATGGCGATTATGGTATCGGCGATTTCATCCAGGAGCTGAAAGATAAAGGCTACCTGCGCGAAAACGAAGAAAACGGTGCGATAGAAATCACGTCCAAAACGGAGCAAACAATCCGTAAAAGCGCGCTGGAAGAGATTTTCGGCAAACTGAAGAAATCCACTACTGGGAATCATAATATCCGCAAATCAGGTATTGGTGACGAACTCAACGCAGAAACGCGTCCCTTCGAATTTGGCGATGGCGTGGATCAGTTGGATATCACCGCTTCTATCCGCAATGCGCAGATCAATCACGGGATCGATAGCTTTTCTATCAGTCAGGACGACCTGGAAGTAAAGGAAACGGATTACAAAACACAAACTTCCACTGCCCTGATGATAGATATTTCCCATTCTATGATTTTATATGGGGAAGACAGGATTACGCCCGCCAAAAAGGTGGCAATGGCCCTCAGTGAGCTGATCATCACCAGGTATCCTAAAGATACCCTGGATATCATTGTATTCGGTAACGACGCCTGGCAGATAGAGATTAAAGACCTTCCTTATTTACAGGTGGGACCGTATCATACCAATACCGTTGCCGGGCTGGAACTCGCCATGGATATCCTCCGCCGGAGGCGTAATCCAAACAAACAGATCTTTATGATCACCGATGGTAAGCCTACCTGCCTGAAAATCGGGAAGGAATATTATAAAAACAGCTTCGGCCTGGATCGCAAGATCCTGAACCGCACGCTTAACCTGGCTGCACAATGTAAAAAATTAAAAATACCTATCACCACCTTCATGGTGGCCTCCGATCCTTGGCTGCAGAAGTTTGTGCAGGAATTTACTGAAACAAATAATGGTAAAGCCTTTTTCTCCGGCACAGATAAACTCGGTCAGTTCCTGTTCTATGATTTTGAAAACGGGAAAAGAAAACTATTCTAA
- a CDS encoding magnesium chelatase yields MDISIKTFGELKKSGYKPTSVKEEIRRNLIKKLQKKETSFPGIIGYEDTVIPDTERALLSRHNILFLGLRGQAKTRMARQMIDLLDEYIPIVEGSEVNDDPFHPLSRYARDLIAEKGDKTPISWLPASARYGEKLATPDVSVADLVGDIDPIKAANLKLSYADERVIHFGIIPRSNRGIFVINELPDLQARIQVALFNILQEGDIQIRGFKVRMPLDILFVFTANPEDYTNRGAIVTPLKDRIESQIITHYPKSVENSLLITEQEADIHEEQLGKVQIADMVKRLIEQVAFEARSSEYVDKKSGVSARLTIAAYENAVSAGERRAIINKEKETHVRIADLQAIIPAITGKIELVYEGEQEGPLQVAHNLLDKSVRTLFASYFPNPDSFKKKKQAAPVENPYRSVIQWFDKGNSLQLLQDISDKQYDTALGKVEGLKELVKARFPQAGNREQLLLMEFVLHGLASYSLISKKVAENETRFSDLLGTMMNFSMGSEEEPDDEL; encoded by the coding sequence ATGGATATTAGCATAAAAACATTCGGCGAGCTGAAAAAAAGTGGTTATAAACCTACATCGGTAAAAGAAGAGATCAGGCGTAACCTTATCAAAAAACTGCAAAAAAAAGAAACCTCTTTCCCGGGTATCATTGGCTATGAAGATACCGTGATCCCCGATACAGAAAGAGCCTTGTTGTCAAGACATAATATCCTTTTCCTCGGTTTACGCGGCCAGGCCAAAACGCGCATGGCCCGTCAGATGATCGATCTGCTGGATGAATACATTCCCATAGTGGAAGGCTCGGAAGTAAACGATGATCCGTTTCATCCCCTCTCCCGCTATGCCCGCGATCTCATCGCAGAAAAAGGCGACAAAACGCCCATCAGCTGGTTGCCGGCCAGTGCGCGCTACGGCGAAAAACTGGCCACCCCCGACGTATCGGTGGCTGACCTGGTAGGCGATATCGATCCTATCAAGGCGGCAAATCTTAAACTCAGTTACGCCGATGAAAGAGTGATCCACTTCGGTATCATTCCCCGCTCTAACCGCGGCATTTTTGTGATCAACGAACTACCCGATCTGCAGGCGCGTATCCAGGTGGCGCTCTTCAATATCCTGCAGGAAGGCGATATACAGATCAGGGGTTTCAAAGTAAGGATGCCACTTGATATCCTGTTTGTCTTTACCGCTAACCCGGAAGACTATACGAACCGCGGCGCTATTGTAACACCGCTGAAAGACAGGATAGAAAGCCAGATCATTACCCACTATCCGAAAAGCGTGGAAAACTCCCTGCTCATCACCGAACAGGAAGCCGACATCCACGAGGAGCAGCTGGGCAAAGTACAGATTGCAGACATGGTAAAACGGCTCATTGAACAGGTGGCTTTTGAAGCCCGCAGCAGTGAGTATGTGGACAAGAAAAGTGGGGTGTCTGCCCGTCTTACCATTGCGGCCTATGAAAATGCTGTAAGTGCCGGTGAACGCCGTGCCATCATCAATAAGGAAAAGGAAACACATGTACGCATTGCCGATTTGCAGGCTATTATACCTGCCATCACCGGTAAAATAGAGTTGGTGTACGAAGGCGAACAGGAAGGCCCCTTGCAGGTAGCGCATAACCTGCTCGATAAATCCGTGCGGACCCTCTTTGCCTCCTATTTCCCCAACCCGGATTCTTTCAAAAAGAAGAAACAGGCAGCACCCGTAGAAAATCCCTACCGCAGTGTGATCCAGTGGTTTGATAAAGGTAATTCACTGCAACTGCTGCAAGATATCAGCGATAAACAATACGATACCGCCCTCGGCAAAGTAGAAGGGCTCAAAGAACTGGTAAAAGCCCGCTTCCCGCAGGCAGGCAACCGGGAACAATTGCTGCTGATGGAGTTCGTCCTCCACGGACTGGCCTCCTATTCCCTCATCAGCAAAAAAGTAGCGGAAAATGAAACCCGTTTCAGCGACTTGTTGGGAACCATGATGAATTTCAGTATGGGTAGCGAAGAAGAGCCTGACGACGAGCTATAA
- a CDS encoding Gfo/Idh/MocA family oxidoreductase: MNNSRRNFLRSASTLVAGAGLVSALPASLQALPLRSVAASDRVNVAAIGINGMGWADLTAMLKNPAAQCVALCDVDKNVLDKRVAELAQKGIKVKAYSDYRKLLEDKNIDAVIIGTPDHWHCLQMTDACAAGKDVYVEKPIGNSIMECRAMVGAQQKYNRAVQVGQWQRSQQHFKDAIDFVHSGKLGQIRLVKVWAYMGWMKSIPVKPDSAVPAGVDYKTWLGPATTRPFNENRFHFNFRWYWDYAGGLMTDWGVHLLDYALLGMKSQSPKSIMAAGGKFAYPDDAAETPDTLTTVYEFDGYNIQWEQAQGIDGGPYNRDHGIAFIGNNGTLVLDRGGWEVIPEKDKMEAVPRRKSVDNGLELHTKNFIEVVKSRSLSDLHAPAQVGALVATTAQMGNIAYRTGKKIFWNEYEGKFTDSDANKLLAAPYHNGYKLPNIIA; encoded by the coding sequence ATGAATAACTCACGACGAAACTTCCTCCGGTCGGCCTCCACGCTGGTAGCGGGTGCCGGGCTGGTATCCGCCTTACCTGCCTCTTTACAGGCATTGCCGTTGAGATCAGTAGCGGCCAGCGACCGGGTCAATGTAGCCGCTATCGGCATTAATGGCATGGGTTGGGCAGACCTTACCGCCATGCTCAAAAATCCAGCAGCACAATGTGTAGCCTTATGCGATGTTGACAAAAACGTGCTGGACAAGCGCGTGGCAGAGTTGGCGCAAAAAGGTATCAAGGTAAAAGCGTACAGCGATTACCGTAAACTGCTGGAAGACAAAAACATCGATGCCGTTATCATCGGCACACCGGATCACTGGCATTGTCTGCAGATGACAGATGCCTGCGCAGCCGGGAAAGATGTATATGTAGAGAAGCCCATCGGCAACTCTATCATGGAATGCCGCGCCATGGTGGGTGCACAGCAAAAATACAACCGCGCAGTACAGGTAGGCCAATGGCAACGTAGTCAGCAGCATTTTAAAGATGCTATCGACTTTGTACACTCCGGCAAGCTGGGTCAGATCAGGCTGGTAAAAGTATGGGCCTACATGGGCTGGATGAAATCTATCCCGGTAAAACCCGACTCCGCAGTTCCTGCTGGCGTAGATTACAAAACCTGGCTGGGACCTGCTACCACACGTCCTTTCAACGAAAACCGCTTCCACTTTAACTTCAGGTGGTACTGGGATTATGCCGGTGGTCTGATGACCGACTGGGGCGTACATCTCCTGGATTACGCACTGCTGGGCATGAAATCACAGTCGCCCAAATCCATCATGGCAGCAGGTGGCAAATTTGCCTACCCCGATGATGCTGCCGAAACACCGGATACCCTCACCACCGTATACGAATTTGACGGCTACAATATCCAGTGGGAACAAGCCCAGGGCATTGATGGCGGTCCTTATAACCGTGATCATGGCATTGCCTTTATCGGCAACAACGGCACCCTGGTGCTGGACCGTGGCGGATGGGAAGTGATCCCGGAAAAAGATAAAATGGAAGCAGTGCCACGCCGCAAATCCGTAGACAACGGCCTGGAACTCCACACTAAAAACTTTATAGAAGTGGTGAAGTCCCGCAGCCTGAGCGATTTGCACGCGCCTGCCCAAGTTGGCGCACTGGTAGCCACCACCGCTCAAATGGGTAACATCGCTTATCGTACCGGCAAAAAAATATTCTGGAATGAATACGAAGGTAAATTTACTGACAGTGATGCCAACAAACTATTAGCCGCTCCTTATCATAACGGCTATAAACTCCCTAACATTATCGCCTAA
- a CDS encoding DUF1080 domain-containing protein produces MRTILITACTMLSLSALAQNNQQMKPEETEVWEPVPKVITPGMATVTAPSDAVILFDGKNLDQWEGEKGGPAKWDVKNGAMTVVKNAGVIKTKQQFEDFQLHIEWRTPAEVKGESQGRGNSGVFLQEYYELQVLDNYNNRTYSNGQAGSFYKQKIPLVNACKKPGEWQSYDVIWTAPRFNDDGSLKTPARATVLQNGVLVQNNVELTGQTQYIGKPFYEKHGAKSIVLQDHGNPVSFKNIWIRPLNQD; encoded by the coding sequence ATGCGTACAATTCTCATAACAGCATGCACGATGCTGTCTCTCAGCGCGCTGGCACAGAACAACCAGCAAATGAAACCGGAAGAAACAGAAGTATGGGAACCTGTTCCCAAAGTTATAACACCGGGAATGGCCACCGTTACTGCACCTTCGGATGCCGTGATCTTATTTGATGGCAAAAACCTCGATCAGTGGGAAGGAGAAAAAGGTGGCCCCGCAAAATGGGACGTGAAAAATGGCGCCATGACCGTAGTAAAAAATGCAGGTGTTATCAAAACAAAACAACAGTTTGAAGATTTCCAGCTGCATATCGAATGGCGCACACCTGCTGAAGTAAAAGGAGAAAGCCAGGGTCGTGGCAACAGTGGTGTTTTTTTACAGGAGTACTATGAGCTGCAGGTATTGGATAACTATAACAACCGCACTTATTCCAATGGTCAGGCTGGCAGCTTCTATAAACAAAAGATTCCGTTGGTGAATGCCTGCAAGAAACCCGGCGAATGGCAATCCTATGATGTGATCTGGACGGCTCCCCGTTTTAACGATGACGGTTCCCTCAAAACACCGGCACGTGCTACCGTATTACAGAATGGTGTGCTGGTACAGAACAATGTGGAACTGACAGGGCAAACACAATACATCGGTAAGCCATTTTATGAAAAACATGGCGCAAAATCTATTGTACTCCAGGATCATGGTAATCCCGTGAGCTTTAAAAATATATGGATAAGGCCCCTGAACCAGGATTAA
- a CDS encoding GNAT family N-acetyltransferase, giving the protein MIEIMKITADDTQSLEQVKLLFREYANWLNVDLSFQQFEEEMSNLPGPYAAPTGALFLAKVDGQVAGCVAVRSFDNSTAEMKRLFVKDTFKGRGVGKALASEAIRESKKMGYKRILLDTLAHMRPAIELYTSLGFQPIAAYYDNPISSAVYLSLNIEDQDVKI; this is encoded by the coding sequence ATGATAGAGATCATGAAAATAACCGCCGATGATACCCAAAGCCTGGAGCAGGTGAAGCTACTTTTCAGAGAATATGCCAATTGGTTAAATGTTGACCTTAGTTTTCAACAGTTTGAAGAAGAGATGTCCAACTTACCGGGTCCGTACGCGGCTCCCACCGGCGCCCTATTCCTTGCGAAGGTAGATGGCCAGGTAGCTGGCTGTGTAGCGGTGAGATCATTTGACAACAGTACTGCGGAAATGAAGCGTCTTTTTGTAAAAGATACTTTCAAAGGGCGCGGTGTTGGAAAAGCACTGGCATCAGAAGCCATAAGAGAAAGTAAAAAAATGGGATATAAGCGGATCCTGCTGGATACGCTCGCTCATATGCGGCCTGCAATAGAATTATATACTTCTCTGGGCTTTCAGCCGATAGCAGCTTATTATGATAATCCTATCAGCAGTGCGGTGTATTTGTCGCTGAATATAGAAGACCAGGATGTAAAGATTTAA
- a CDS encoding nucleoside phosphorylase, which translates to MEKRIAESEFILNSRGAVYHLDVRPEELAHTIITVGDPDRVQNVSKHFDKIEHTFQHREFVTHTGYIGNKRLSVVSTGIGTDNIDIVLNELDALVNIDFETRFIKPELTSLQIIRLGTSGALQESIPVDGFVVSSHGLGLDNLMPYYVFENTPEEKQMLEAFRGQVFMQPGGAAPCLFAAAESLQQHFKDGFHTGITVTCPGFYAPQGRALRGALSNPNLIDNLTGFSYEGHRITNFEMETSGIYGLGRVLGHQCLSVSAIVANRIRQEFSKDGAAAVEALIRKGLEIIAGI; encoded by the coding sequence ATGGAGAAACGTATTGCTGAATCTGAATTCATCCTCAACAGCCGCGGCGCCGTGTATCACCTGGATGTAAGACCCGAAGAACTCGCACATACCATTATCACGGTGGGCGACCCCGATCGTGTACAAAATGTCAGCAAGCATTTTGACAAAATAGAACACACCTTTCAACACCGCGAATTTGTAACCCATACCGGCTATATCGGCAATAAACGCCTCTCTGTTGTGTCTACCGGTATCGGCACAGATAATATAGATATTGTACTCAACGAACTGGATGCCCTGGTAAATATCGATTTCGAAACCAGGTTTATCAAACCCGAACTCACTTCCCTGCAGATCATCCGCCTGGGCACTTCCGGCGCTTTACAGGAAAGTATCCCGGTAGATGGCTTCGTGGTGTCTTCTCATGGCCTGGGCCTCGATAACCTCATGCCCTATTACGTTTTTGAGAACACGCCCGAAGAAAAACAAATGCTGGAAGCCTTCCGCGGACAGGTATTCATGCAGCCCGGTGGGGCCGCCCCCTGCCTGTTTGCAGCCGCTGAAAGCCTGCAACAGCATTTCAAAGATGGTTTTCATACAGGCATCACCGTTACCTGTCCAGGCTTCTATGCCCCACAGGGCCGTGCATTACGTGGCGCCTTGTCTAACCCAAACCTGATAGATAATCTTACCGGCTTCTCCTACGAAGGACACCGCATCACCAACTTCGAGATGGAAACCTCCGGTATCTATGGCCTGGGCCGCGTATTAGGCCACCAATGCCTGTCGGTAAGCGCCATTGTGGCCAACCGCATCCGCCAGGAATTCAGTAAGGATGGCGCCGCCGCCGTAGAAGCACTGATCAGAAAAGGGCTGGAAATTATTGCCGGTATATAG
- the dapF gene encoding diaminopimelate epimerase — protein sequence MQQIHFYKYQGTGNDFVIMDNREGQYDWLTSEQVNELCDRRFGIGADGLMLLNKSEDYDFAMKYYNADGKEGTMCGNGGRCLVAFAHKMGVGDGNLYFIAVDGEHEASLDGDKWVNLKMQDVNFVEHGPLYYYLNTGSPHFVKFVEDVQAVDVFNEGRQIRYNERFAAEGTNVNFVQPFENGIFVRTYERGVEDETYSCGTGVTAAALTFAGKEEKEYIVPVQTLGGQLEVRFTKTGEREFDNIWLCGPATLVFEGQINIG from the coding sequence ATGCAGCAAATTCACTTTTATAAATATCAGGGCACCGGCAATGATTTTGTGATCATGGATAACCGGGAGGGGCAGTACGACTGGCTTACAAGCGAGCAGGTTAATGAGCTGTGCGACCGTCGCTTCGGCATCGGCGCCGATGGTCTTATGCTCCTCAACAAAAGCGAGGATTACGACTTTGCCATGAAATATTATAATGCCGACGGCAAGGAAGGCACCATGTGCGGCAATGGCGGCAGATGCCTCGTGGCATTTGCACATAAAATGGGTGTAGGCGATGGCAACCTCTACTTTATTGCGGTAGATGGCGAGCATGAAGCCAGCCTGGATGGCGACAAATGGGTAAACCTGAAAATGCAGGATGTAAACTTTGTAGAACACGGCCCCCTCTACTATTACCTGAACACAGGCTCTCCCCACTTTGTTAAATTTGTGGAAGATGTACAGGCAGTAGATGTATTTAACGAAGGCCGGCAGATCCGCTACAATGAACGTTTTGCTGCTGAAGGTACCAACGTGAATTTTGTGCAGCCATTTGAAAACGGCATCTTTGTACGCACTTATGAAAGAGGTGTGGAAGATGAAACCTACTCGTGTGGCACCGGTGTAACCGCCGCTGCACTTACATTCGCAGGCAAAGAAGAAAAAGAATACATTGTGCCTGTTCAAACATTAGGCGGTCAGCTGGAAGTACGTTTCACCAAAACAGGAGAACGTGAATTCGACAATATCTGGCTCTGTGGCCCGGCTACACTGGTGTTTGAAGGACAGATAAATATCGGCTAA
- a CDS encoding magnesium transporter CorA family protein — protein MIQYFKNIDSKTVAIQAPENGAWINITPPLKQSEFEQLSEDLDIPLDFLTDSLDMDEKSRYELEDNVKLIVLKTPTENNSINESDAFYITIPIVIILTHNQIITVNSFDNAAIKRFLDTFHNRSPEKRNMMVLKIFEKVVVNFLDHLKEINQRRNLLEAKLYDSNRNEELLAIMRIQKSLVYFVTALRSNELLLMKLERTNFLGLNEDEKEFLHDLIVDTSQALEMANIYTNILSSTMDAFASIISNNLNVVMKRLTSITIILSFPMLVASIYGMNVDIPYQHTMHAFYIPVILSIVISVIISWYFMKKKWF, from the coding sequence ATGATCCAATACTTCAAGAATATAGACTCAAAAACAGTGGCTATCCAGGCTCCTGAAAACGGTGCCTGGATAAACATTACCCCACCACTGAAACAGAGTGAATTTGAACAGTTGTCTGAAGACCTTGACATCCCGCTCGACTTCCTCACCGACTCACTGGATATGGATGAGAAATCCAGGTACGAGTTGGAAGATAATGTGAAGCTCATCGTCCTCAAAACCCCTACTGAGAACAATTCCATCAACGAAAGTGACGCCTTCTACATCACCATTCCGATCGTAATTATTCTCACCCACAACCAGATTATAACCGTCAACTCCTTCGATAACGCCGCCATCAAAAGATTCCTCGATACTTTTCATAACCGCTCGCCTGAAAAAAGGAATATGATGGTGCTGAAAATATTCGAAAAAGTGGTGGTCAACTTCCTGGATCATCTGAAAGAAATTAACCAGCGCAGGAACCTGCTGGAAGCCAAACTATACGACTCCAACAGAAACGAGGAACTCCTCGCCATCATGCGGATACAAAAAAGCCTCGTATATTTTGTAACAGCCCTCCGCAGTAATGAACTGTTGCTCATGAAACTGGAACGTACCAATTTCCTGGGCCTCAACGAAGATGAAAAAGAATTCCTGCATGACCTCATCGTAGATACCTCACAGGCCCTGGAAATGGCCAATATCTACACCAACATCCTGAGCAGCACCATGGATGCTTTCGCCAGCATCATTTCCAACAACCTGAACGTGGTGATGAAACGCCTTACCTCCATCACCATCATACTTTCCTTTCCCATGCTGGTAGCCAGTATTTACGGTATGAACGTAGATATCCCCTATCAGCACACCATGCACGCATTTTATATCCCCGTTATCCTCTCCATCGTTATATCAGTGATCATCAGCTGGTATTTTATGAAGAAGAAATGGTTTTAA